The Deltaproteobacteria bacterium region GACCCAGGGCATCGAGGGCACGGTTCCCACACCGATGGCGCTGTACTGGATGTCGTCGAGCTCGGGGTTGCACCTGGTGGAGTCGTTCTGCCCCGATCCTGGGTCCGCACCGCCGGTGTCGTTGGCGCGCGCGCAGGTCCAACTGGCGGGATCGCTGCTCCCGTAGATGCTGGTGAGCTGGTCGATGGTGGACTGGAGCGCGCTCTTCAGGGCCGCCCGGCACGAAGCCAGGTTCCCTCCCCGGCCGTTGGCGCCGCCGCAGTAGACCTGGGAGTACCCGTTCGGGATGCGCGGGTTCAGCGCCTGCCGCAGCGCACGTTGCAGGTAGCCTTCCCAGCCGCCGTCGTAAGCCGATCCCTGCGCCCGAGGCGGGTCGTTCAGCGGATTGAGACCGGCGAGCATGCCGAAGCTGTCGCCGTCGTTGCTGTTGGGGCGCGGCGCCAGCCACGGATCGAAGACCGCATGGGCCAGGCGGGGGTAGAGCTTGTCCATGATGGTGACGGCGTTGCCCTGCTCGTAGCTGCCGCTGCCACTGCGGTCGCGGCGGTGTGCCCCGGTCACCCCGGCTCCCCAGAAGGAGTCCGCGGCCCAGCTCTGCAGGATGCTCAACACCTGTGCCTGCGCAGGCGTCAACGCGGCTCCGCGCAGCACCGCCGCGATCTGCGGCACCAGCTGCGACCCGTCGAGATCGACCGAGCCGGCGTCTTCCATGGCGTTGACGACGTCGGCGGGGGTGGCCAGCCGCGAGCCGAGGATGGCCCTCACGCGGTCGCTCAGCGACTGCACGCGATAGACGGGGCCGTAGGCGAAGTTGCTGTCCGCCGCCGAGAATCCCGGTGCCGGCTTGTTGTTCCAGTTGGTGAAGAAACCGCTCACCAGCGTACCGTTGACGATCGCGCCGCTCGGGGGAACGGTGCTCGCCCGCGGGTGGACATCGGCGGCGGAGAGATCGACGGGGACGAAGCCCTGCCACTCCCACTCGCCGGTGCCCCACGTCGGGAAGTTGGGGTTGATGTGGGGGTTCCGGATGGGAAGCTTGCCCGACATGTTGTAGGCAACGTCCCGGGAGTCGACGTAGGTCCAGTTGAAGGTTCCGGTCTCCTTGCCGGCGGCGCGCTGGAAGTCGGTGGCGCCGTGGATGACGTCGGGGTCGTTCCATTCGAGGAAGGCCGGTGCGGACCCCAGCTCGTCGCCGAAGGTGGAGCGCTGCGAGGAGACCGCCACCGGGACGGGCTGGCCGGTGGCGGGGTCGATGGCGGTGGTCCGGCCTATCACGGGGCCGTGGACGGTTCGTTCGATCTGGATGGTGAGCAGCACCGGGGGCTCGGGCGCCCCGGGCGACGGCTTGCCGAACTGGGTGTCGGTGCGCTCGTACATCGGCGTGCAGACGCCGTTGAACACGTAGGCCGTGCTGTCGAGGGTCGGCGGCGAGCCGTCGGGGTTGCACAGCTTCTCGATCCGCTGGTCGATGATGTCGGCGCCGGCCGACGTGGCGCTCCACGCATAGTCGACACCATGCCCCAGCTCGACGAAGACCTCGGTGCCCGCGAAGGAGACGCCCCGGGCGTGCAGGCCCGGACCGTGCAGGTCGATCTCGTGGAGCAGCTGCGGGACGAAGTAGCCGGTCTGGGGACCGAAGACGGCGATCGGGTGCCCGGTCGTGCTGTGGGCGGCGTCGACGATGAGCTCGTTGCTGCCGTGCGGCAGCCCCTGGCTGAGTGCGACGAGCAGCGGCGTCAGGTCGACGGTGACGCCGGCGGCGCTCGACTGCCCGGCTGCCCCACTCGGGGCGGGCCGGCAGTGGTTGTCGGTCGGAGGCGAGAGCGGCATGGCCAGCGACCTGGGGTCGAGGCTCGAGGCGGGCGGGACCTGCTCGTAGCTGAAGGTCGTGTTGATGCTCGTCCGGGCTTCGGGGTCGTTCTGCGAGCGCAGGTCCCTCCAGATCGCTGACCCCTTCGTCGGGCCGTAGCGAGCGACGAGGGATTGGTAGAGAAGAGCGCTCGCCACCTCGTTGCCGCCGCCGATGGCGAAGATGGCCTGGACGAGCGTCGCGGTGGCGACGATGTCGGTCGGTTTCCAGGGCTGGAGCGGGACCTGCAGCAGCGTGTACTCGGCAGGCATCTTGCTGGGGTCGGCCTGCGCCTCGGTGATGTACTCGTTGACCCCGTCGACCCAGGCCTTGGCGTCGTCGACGATCTGTTGCCCTTCGGTTGTCTGCACCCCGCCGATGGTGATGGGGTCGGGATGCTGCGCGGCGAAATTGTCGACCTGCTGCTGCAGCTCGCTCTCGCTGTACCCGGCGACGGCAGCGATGCTGCAGTCCATCGCCGTGTTCGCCGGCGACGGCCCGATGAAGGAGGTGAGCTGCGCCCGCCCCACGTGCCGCAGGACGTCCATCTCGAAGAGGCGATCCTCGGCCGAGGCGAAGCCCGCGCCGAACTCGGTGTCGGCCCGTGTCGTGCCGAAGATGTGGGGGACACCGAACTGCTTGTCGCGAATGATGACCGTCCCCGGACGGAGCGGGAACGTCTCCACCCGCTCGGCCTGGCTCAGGTCGGCGACGAAGCTCGCATCCTTGTAGAAGGTGCTGATGTCGGCATCCCTCAAGTTCGGGGCGACGGTGAGCAAGTCCGCATAGAGCGGCTCCTGGTCGCGGGTGTGCGGGGGGAAGCCCTGGCCGGCCTGAGCTTTCGAGAAGTCGGCCATGTTGTACGTTCCGGCCTGGCCCGGCGGAACGATGTTGAAGACCTGGCCCCCGCTGCAGTCGTCGAACGTCTCGCCGACCGGCCCTTGCGTCATTACACACGTCGCCGCGATCATCGGCGGATCGACCGCGAGCAGGCCCACTGCCAGCATGGTGACCAGCCCCATCCGTTCCCTACGATCGATCATCGGGTTCTCCTGCTCACGGCTGCGCTCACGAGCGCGGTCCGGTGTAAGGGCACCAGGGGTTCGGGGGCACGCCCTGGCACGGGTCGGGCATCGGCGTCTGCCGGGCGAGCGGCAACATCCGGACCTGCGTCGGCTGCGGGTAGCTCGATCCCGGCGGACACGGAGTGATCCCGGCGGCGCACGCGAGCTGGGCGGAGAGCGCACCCGAGTCTCCCGGTCCCGGCGCGTCGCACGGAGGCCCGTCGACGCTCGAGCTCTCGATATCCGGTGGGTCGCTCGTCAGGCCGGCAGGATCCGTGTTGCCGTCGAAGCAGTTCTTGGGGTTCGAGGTGGACCCGTTGGCGAGGTCGCCGTTCGTCGGGTTCCCGAAGAAGCCGTTGTTGGCGAGCTGGTTCTGCAGCACCAGGTTGCCCTCGGCATTGAACAGGCACACCGGGCCCTGCTGGATGCCGCCCTGACACTGGGAGACCGGGGGCGGCGTCTCGGTGTCGGGGAAGTCGTGCACCACGATGCCCCACGCGCCCTGGTTCTCCACGCGGTTGTTCACCACCGTGTCGAACATTCCGCCCGAGATCTCGATCCCCGCGCCGACCGGGGCCTCCCCCGCGATGCCGAACGCCGGCACGTTGGGGTTGTTGTTGTCGTGGACGTAGTTCCGCTGAATGAAGGTGCAGGAGCCGGTCCCGCTCGGGCAGAGGCCGCTCTGCGGCGGCGGCGCGTCGTCGTTGTTGAGGGAGTTGGGGATGATGCCGGTCTTGTTGAGGTCCCACTCGGAGTCCTCGATGCGGAGGTGGCCGCCGCTGTTGGTCCCCGAGTAGGCGAGCGCGCTGTTCTGCGCGTGCACGTGGCTGACCACCGCGTTGCAGTCGGGACACGCGCCCACGTAGAAGGCGGCATCGCCCATGTTGCTGGCGTAGGAGTTCGTGATGCTCCCGGGACCGGCGGCGTTGCTCGCGAAGATGCCGTACTGTGCCATCGGCGCGTTCGGGCCCGCGTAGAACATGGAGGTGGCGGTCAGGTAGCTGCCAAGGTAGCTGCCCATGCCGATCCTGCCGCTGCCGTCGCCGCCGTTCCACCATATCTCGTTGCCGGCCTCGCCCGACGTGCTGGAGAGATAGTTGCAGACCGTGAGATTCTCGACCGACGTCCCGCTCACCTTGAAGACCTCGATGCCGTTGCGGGGCGTGAGGTCCTGAAGCGCCGGATCGGCGGGGCAGGGCGTGGCGGCGGTGCCGTTGCTGCCGTCCACGACCACGAGGTTGCGGTCCAGGCCGCGCACGTGAACGTTCGGCGTCGTGATGAGCACGCCCGCCTCGGCGCCGCCCTTCTCGTGGTAGACGCCGGGCCAGACGAGGACCCAATCTCCCGGGCCGGCGCGTAGGACGGCGCTCGAGATGGTCTTGAAGGCCGTGCCCGGCGGGCAAGGGTGCGAGCTGCCGTTGCAGACCCGCCACACGCGGGCGGTGGCCGGGGTCGCGAGGAGGAGCGCAGCGAGACTGGCGAGAGCACGCGTGCACATGGCGACCCTGGCCTGTCACGCGGCCGTGCCACCGTCGATCCCGGCGGCCGGGGAGGGTTCGATGCCGATGGGGCGGGAGGGCCTCACCGCTTCGCGCCGCCCTACCGGCGATCGAGTAGCAATTCTCCTCTCTTCTGCTGGTGAGCTTCGGTACGGTGCGGGATTGAAACCGAGATGGTGAGCCGGCGAAGGGTATGGAGCTCTTTCGCTCAGTCCGGTGGAGGTGCTCGGCGACACTCGACCCTGCAACGCTGCTCGATGGTGCCGCTTTCGGCCGGCGGACGTTCCTGAAGGGCACGACCGCCGTCGCGGGCACGCTCGCCTCGCTGTCGGCCTTCGGCCAGCTCGTCGCCGAGGCCTTCGCGCAAACGCCCACGTTCCCGGTACCGGCGGCCGCACGCACCCCGGAGGGGGGCCTCGCCGCCTTCGTCGCCAAGTGGCAAGCGGCCGGGCCGGCGATCGTGCTGACGCGCTTCGGCCGCTTCCTCTCGAACCGCATCTTCAACTGCCACGTGGCGGGCACCCCACGAGCCTACAACCTGTTCCTCGGCGCCGCAGGGGCGACGCTCGCGCCGGGGACGAACCCCTCGGCGCACGCGAACCTCATCCTCGACGAGGGGGACTGGAACGGGGTCCTCTACGGCGACTTCACCGGTCTCGCGCCGCTGGTCGCGGGCCGGGCCTTCCCGTCGCGCGACGAGGCGAACCGCGCCGCGCTGCTCCTGATCGTCATGTATATCTTCGCGCACATCCCTGCCGGGGCGGACAACGATCCCGCGTTCCTCGCCAACCTCCTGCGCGACCTGGCGGCGCGGCAGGGCCTCCCGCAGTGCGAGGGCGAGCCGCCGACCTTCGAGCTGGTCGACGACATCGAGGCAGATCCGACGGGGACGATCGAGGAGCTGGCGCTCGGGGCGACCCGCGCCCCCGGCGTGACCGCGACGCTTGCCGGCTGGGTCCACGGGCTCCCCTTCGACCAGGTTCCGCCCGAGCAGATTCAAGCCGCCAAGGATCAGGTGAAGAACATCCTCGGCGTGATCTACGCGGGCTCGACGATGGCGCCCGGCATCAAGCTCGCGCGTGCCGTCCAGTCGTTCCAGGATCGCGCCGAGGCGACGGTGATCGGGCGCAACCGCTTCCGCACCTCCGCACGCCAGGCGGCGATGGCGAACAGCTTCCTGGCGCAGCTCCTCGAGTGGGAGGACTGGACGTTCCTCGCCCACTCGGGGGCATCGATCGTGCCGGTCGTGCTGGCGGTGGGCGAGCTGGCCGGCGCGAGCGGGGCGACGGTGCTGACGGCGATCGTCGCCGGGAACGAGATCGTGGCGCGGGCGGGCGAGTTCCTGACCGACGTGCTGCACACCGGGAACGCGCTGGCCATCCATCAGCTCGAGCTCCCGCTGCTGGCGGCGAAGCTGCTCGGTCTCGAGCCGGACGGGCTCCGCGACGCCTCCGGGATCGCCTGCACGCAGCCCCAGGTGACGTCGATCCCCGCCTGGACGGCCGATGCGAAGGGGCTCCTCACCGGGGCCCCGGCGTACACGGCGGTCCTCGCCGCCCAGCTCGCGGCCCAGGGTCTCACCGGCCGCCGCGATCTCCTCGAGAGCCCGCTCGGCTACTTCTACGGCGTGGCCGACATCGCGAGCCCGCGGCGGCTCGAGCGGGCGGTGCGGGACCTCGGCACCGACTGGCGCTTCGCCCGGCAGTACTTCAACAAGCGCTACCCCACCGACGGCTTCCAGCTCCCGGCGGTGCACGCGACGCTGAACGTCCGCCGCCAGCTCCTCGACGCCGGCGTCGCCGCGGCGGCGCTGCCCGCCGTGGTCGAGCGGATCTTCGCTCGCATCCCGTTCGTCATGGCGTCGAGCGCGACCATGTTCAGCGAGGGGAAGAGCGCAATCCTCGACCGCGTGCTCGACCCGAACGAGCCGGACTTCACCTACATTGCGCTGCTGTTCGACGGTCCCTACGCACTCGCCGCGGCGCTGCGCGACGGCGAGCTCACGCAGCGGCAGTATCGGGACGACCGGGTCGGCGACGCCGGGCTGCGCGCCCTCTACGACAAGGTCGAGATGGTCCCCGACCTCACGATGGGCGTCTTCGGCGCGGAGGTCACCGTCACCGTCGCCGGTCAGGACTACAAGAGCTTCGTCGACTGCATCCGGGAGAACGTGAATGCGGGGTTCGGCGCGAACGACAAGTTCCAGCTCACCGCCGCGGAGGTGCTGTCCGCGTCGCGGATGAGGCAGGTGCTCGACGCCATCGACCACCTCGAGCAGTTCGCCGACGTGCGGGGGTTCACGCGGCTTCTCTGACCGCCCGCCTCACTGCCGCGCGAAGCGGATCTCGGTGTCGCTCACCCCGTCGATGGAGCGGGTCCAGGTGGCATTCGCGCGCCCGGCGCCGTCGATCGTGACGGACTGGAAGTCGAGCAGCTCCCGATTCGCGTTGCAGTCCGTGCCCTCCGTGCAGATGGGCCCGCTCTTCACCGGGAGGGGGTCGATGACGGCGAGCGCCGTGAAGCTGCTGCCGCCGTTGGTGCTCTCGAGGTAGGCCTCGAACCACTGGCTCTTCTGGTCGACGGTGTCGGGCGTGCCGCTGGCGTCGGTATGGTAGACGGTCACCGAGACCTTGTCGCCGCGGGCCGCCACCCACGGGTAGACCGACGTGCCCGAACCTACGAGGGTTGCCGGCTTGGTCCAGCTG contains the following coding sequences:
- a CDS encoding penicillin acylase family protein, which translates into the protein MIDRRERMGLVTMLAVGLLAVDPPMIAATCVMTQGPVGETFDDCSGGQVFNIVPPGQAGTYNMADFSKAQAGQGFPPHTRDQEPLYADLLTVAPNLRDADISTFYKDASFVADLSQAERVETFPLRPGTVIIRDKQFGVPHIFGTTRADTEFGAGFASAEDRLFEMDVLRHVGRAQLTSFIGPSPANTAMDCSIAAVAGYSESELQQQVDNFAAQHPDPITIGGVQTTEGQQIVDDAKAWVDGVNEYITEAQADPSKMPAEYTLLQVPLQPWKPTDIVATATLVQAIFAIGGGNEVASALLYQSLVARYGPTKGSAIWRDLRSQNDPEARTSINTTFSYEQVPPASSLDPRSLAMPLSPPTDNHCRPAPSGAAGQSSAAGVTVDLTPLLVALSQGLPHGSNELIVDAAHSTTGHPIAVFGPQTGYFVPQLLHEIDLHGPGLHARGVSFAGTEVFVELGHGVDYAWSATSAGADIIDQRIEKLCNPDGSPPTLDSTAYVFNGVCTPMYERTDTQFGKPSPGAPEPPVLLTIQIERTVHGPVIGRTTAIDPATGQPVPVAVSSQRSTFGDELGSAPAFLEWNDPDVIHGATDFQRAAGKETGTFNWTYVDSRDVAYNMSGKLPIRNPHINPNFPTWGTGEWEWQGFVPVDLSAADVHPRASTVPPSGAIVNGTLVSGFFTNWNNKPAPGFSAADSNFAYGPVYRVQSLSDRVRAILGSRLATPADVVNAMEDAGSVDLDGSQLVPQIAAVLRGAALTPAQAQVLSILQSWAADSFWGAGVTGAHRRDRSGSGSYEQGNAVTIMDKLYPRLAHAVFDPWLAPRPNSNDGDSFGMLAGLNPLNDPPRAQGSAYDGGWEGYLQRALRQALNPRIPNGYSQVYCGGANGRGGNLASCRAALKSALQSTIDQLTSIYGSSDPASWTCARANDTGGADPGSGQNDSTRCNPELDDIQYSAIGVGTVPSMPWVNRPTFQQVVQYPAQR
- a CDS encoding MmgE/PrpD family protein, encoding MELFRSVRWRCSATLDPATLLDGAAFGRRTFLKGTTAVAGTLASLSAFGQLVAEAFAQTPTFPVPAAARTPEGGLAAFVAKWQAAGPAIVLTRFGRFLSNRIFNCHVAGTPRAYNLFLGAAGATLAPGTNPSAHANLILDEGDWNGVLYGDFTGLAPLVAGRAFPSRDEANRAALLLIVMYIFAHIPAGADNDPAFLANLLRDLAARQGLPQCEGEPPTFELVDDIEADPTGTIEELALGATRAPGVTATLAGWVHGLPFDQVPPEQIQAAKDQVKNILGVIYAGSTMAPGIKLARAVQSFQDRAEATVIGRNRFRTSARQAAMANSFLAQLLEWEDWTFLAHSGASIVPVVLAVGELAGASGATVLTAIVAGNEIVARAGEFLTDVLHTGNALAIHQLELPLLAAKLLGLEPDGLRDASGIACTQPQVTSIPAWTADAKGLLTGAPAYTAVLAAQLAAQGLTGRRDLLESPLGYFYGVADIASPRRLERAVRDLGTDWRFARQYFNKRYPTDGFQLPAVHATLNVRRQLLDAGVAAAALPAVVERIFARIPFVMASSATMFSEGKSAILDRVLDPNEPDFTYIALLFDGPYALAAALRDGELTQRQYRDDRVGDAGLRALYDKVEMVPDLTMGVFGAEVTVTVAGQDYKSFVDCIRENVNAGFGANDKFQLTAAEVLSASRMRQVLDAIDHLEQFADVRGFTRLL